The Gammaproteobacteria bacterium genome segment GCCCACGTGGCACCAAAACAGCGTGCACAGGACAACGCTGCCCACTCTACATTGATAACCATCCCCTCATCCCTGGCCGCCTTCGGCGGCCAGGGAGAAGCGAGACAGTCCACTTGAAGACCCTTCGTATCGGTACTCGCAAAAGCGCGCTCGCCCTCTGGCAAGCGGAACATGTGCGCGATCGACTGCTCGCACTGAATCCGGGGCTCGTTGTCGATCTGGTGAAAATCACTACCGAAGGCGACCGCATCCTCGATCGACCGCTCGCCACCATCGGCGGCAAGGGGTTGTTCATCAAAGAGCTCGAACAAGCGCTGTTCGACGGCCGCGCCGATTTGGCGGTGCACTCGATGAAAGATCTGACCGTGACGTTACCCGACGGTTTGCACATCGGTGCCGTGCTCGAACGCGCTGATCCGCGCGATGCGTTCGTCTCGACGCGTTACGCGCGGCTGGCTGAGCTACCCGCCGGCGCACGTGTCGGCACCTCGAGTCTGCGCCGGCAGTGCCAGATCCGTGCCCGCTATCCACAGCTCGACGTGATCACACTACGCGGCAACGTCAATACGCGTCTGCGCAAATTAGACGACGGCGAATTCGACGCCATTATCCTCGCGGTCGCCGGCCTCGAACGTCTCGGCATGGCCGAGCGCATCCGCGAACGCCTCACCATCAGCGACAGTCTGCCGGCAGTTGCCCAAGGCGCGATCTGCATCGAGTGCCGCCGCGACGACCACTCCACCAACGAGCTGCTGGCACCGCTCAATCACACCCCGACATTGCATTGCGTCCGCGCCGAGCGCGCGTTCAACGCGCATCTCGACGGCGGTTGCCAAGTGCCGATCGCCGGTTTTGCCGAGCTCAACGGCGAGGCACTGCATCTACGCGGCTTAGTCGGCGATCCCGATGGCCGCCAGATACTGCAAGGCGAAGCGCGCGGTACCGTCGCCGAGGCCGACGCCATCGGCGCGCGCTTGGCCGGCGAGCTGCTGGCACGCGGCGCCAAAACTATCCTCGACAAGGTTTATGGTCGTGGCTGATGCCACGCTCGCCGGCGTCGGCGTGTTAGTCACACGCCCGGCGCATCAGGCGGAGTCATTGGTCCGCCTAATCGAACAAGCCGGCGGCGTTGCTATCCGCTTCCCGGCCATGGCCATTGCCCCACCGACCGACCCGCAGCGCCTATCGTTATTGCTCGATCGGCTGGCGGAATTCCAGTTCGCCATCTTCATTAGCGCTAATGCGGTCCAGCAAGCATTCGCGGCGC includes the following:
- the hemC gene encoding hydroxymethylbilane synthase codes for the protein MPGRLRRPGRSETVHLKTLRIGTRKSALALWQAEHVRDRLLALNPGLVVDLVKITTEGDRILDRPLATIGGKGLFIKELEQALFDGRADLAVHSMKDLTVTLPDGLHIGAVLERADPRDAFVSTRYARLAELPAGARVGTSSLRRQCQIRARYPQLDVITLRGNVNTRLRKLDDGEFDAIILAVAGLERLGMAERIRERLTISDSLPAVAQGAICIECRRDDHSTNELLAPLNHTPTLHCVRAERAFNAHLDGGCQVPIAGFAELNGEALHLRGLVGDPDGRQILQGEARGTVAEADAIGARLAGELLARGAKTILDKVYGRG